The following proteins are encoded in a genomic region of Necator americanus strain Aroian chromosome II, whole genome shotgun sequence:
- a CDS encoding hypothetical protein (NECATOR_CHRII.G6814.T3), with translation MPSGSSNTNQNLFHLRRIPPNKCRSDPSRGVEATLILLDGFTKFGRNPEKCDVVLTSSVFSSSNMISRDHADIIGVKGASGRIEKYHINDRSLNGTYINDQRVNSTMQIMEGDVIKFGHMNGAAVRPGQTAPQANAEFAFMVERANPSYDYIGFVDGRRVRPVTCSGDTEYCTEIEGRTIDHGEVARPTVMQSAKPHTQNTSQHLNTPCSTASVSSAAGTNPMAGLVWPGALGYNQSLPGFPYSGFPVNPAYLQHPQWAQQLQMLSQQAVHSQQQSGFRVPDVFGATACMSSPNGPPSTSASLFPLTQRGFALQNNALVNSLLTPAPPAANQQQNQQQIHQQQQLPQQQEQQHHVVQDEKTSANVSIPGKDSRLSSGCLEPVSATTSATTHVSDAATIAKLPVASPPMECDSSVPSPPKTSVTVSSNASCAPHITRHASPPRKEEDVRSERSFVDSPQPHRTPAPAPWDSTPSPRPRDYSPDRESTATRDTEKDRDYEKEKDQRDADKEKEEKETVKKKSAKEARGTVTSQPRPRTKANEIARLLDDLCEGSWANTVRRVSSTSRRPTDEAIIERNSKREKKKSEKRRKKERSRDQRASFASSSSVSSLVTPASSKAGRRRLKQKTVSEKKKADSKKKPVGKSTSDISSNRSTDSDYDSDERAATKRGQKRRYLSNEKSIDKKKNSSNLSVAAKKKVKGVCRKRQDTNTEEDESVTQHDPQTTCALNGECTKPQSEQVGWIFCDDCQNWFHNICILGREDAPDDEFFYCGCKAKKKTKKR, from the exons ATGCCTTCTGGATCTTCAAATACCAATCAAAACCTATTTCATTTGCGGCGGATTCCTCCTAATAAATGTCGTTCGGATCCGTCGCGAGGAGTTGAAGCAACTTTAATACT ACTCGATGGGTTCACAAAGTTTGGAAGGAATCCAGAGAAGTGCGATGTCGTGCTCACTTCATCTGTATTCAG CTCTTCAAATATGATTTCGCGAGATCATGCCGACATTATTGGTGTGAAAGGAGCTAGTGGCCGCATCGAAAAGTATCATATCAACGACCGTTCGCTCAATGGCACGTACATCAATGATCAAAGG gTGAACAGTACAATGCAGATCATGGAAGGTGACGTGATCAAGTTTGGTCATATGAATGGTGCTGCAGTAAGACCGGGACAAACTGCTCCTCAG GCTAACGCCGAGTTCGCATTCATGGTAGAACGAGCGAATCCTAGCTACGACTACATTGGTTTTGTAGACGGCCGCCGCGTGCGACCTGTCACGTGTTCCGGTGACACTGAGTACTGCACGGAAATAGAGGGACGGACCATTGATCAT GGTGAAGTAGCTCGTCCTACAGTAATGCAGTCAGCAAAACCTCACACTCAGAATACGTCACAACAT CTGAACACTCCATGTTCCACCGCAAGCGTTTCTTCTGCGGCCGGAACGAACCCTATGGCCGGCCTTGTATGGCCTGGTGCGCTCGGATACAATCAATCTCTTCCCGGGTTCCCCTACAGTGGATTCCCCGTGAATCCTGCATATCTTCAA cacccACAGTGGGCACAGCAACTTCAGATGTTGTCTCAGCAGGCCGTTCACTCTCAACAGCAGTCTGGATTCCGTGTTCCTGACGTATTCGGAGCAACAGCGTGCATGAGTTCCCCGAATGGTCCACCATCTACTTCAGCTTCCCTGTTTCCACTCACACAGAGAGGTTTCGCGCTACAG AACAACGCCTTAGTGAATTCTTTACTGACGCCTGCTCCACCTGCAGCCAATCagcaacaaaaccaacaacaAATTCACCAACAGCAACAGCTACCGCAGCAA CAAGAGCAGCAACACCATGTGGTACAAGATGAGAAAACTTCCGCGAATGTAAGTATCCCTGGAAAGGACTCTCGG TTGTCGTCTGGCTGTTTGGAGCCGGTTTCTGCGACGACATCGGCAACAACACAT gtttctgatgCGGCTACAATAGCAAAGTTGCCAGTAGCATCGCCACCGATGGAATGTGACAGTTCAGTACCTAGCCCACCAAAGACATCCGTTACTGTCTCTTCTAATGCATCGTGTGCGCCACACATCACCCGTCATGCATCTCCGCCAAGAAAAGAAG aggatGTGCGATCAGAACGCAGCTTTGTGGACTCCCCACAACCACATCGAACACCAGCCCCGGCGCCATGGGACAGCACACCTTCTCCCAGGCCAAGAGATTACTCTCCTGATAGGGAGAGTACGGCAACGCGTGATACCGAAAAGGATCGTGACTACGAAAAGGAGAAGGATCAACGCGACGCTGAcaaggagaaagaagagaaggagacAGTTAAAAAGAAATCTGCGAAAGAAGCACGTGGAACAGTTACGAGCCAGCCGCGTCCTAGAACAAAAGCGAACGAG ATTGCACGCCTTCTGGATGATTTGTGCGAGGGCTCTTGGGCTAACACTGTACGACGTGTTTCATCCACTTCACGCAGGCCAACTGATGAAGCAATTATTGAGCGGAACagtaaaagagagaaaaaaaag AGTgaaaaaagacggaaaaagGAACGATCTCGTGACCAAAGAGCATCGTTCGCCTCTTCATCATCCGTTTCGTCATTGGTTACGCCTGCGTCTTCAAAAGCTGGCAGGAGGAGACTAAAACA GAAAACCGTTTCCGAGAAGAAGAAGGCCGATTCA AAGAAGAAACCCGTAGGGAAGTCGACGTCGGATATTTCATCTAATCGCTCCACTGACTCTGATTACGATTCTGATGAACGAGCTGCCACGAAAAGAGGGCAAAAGCGACGCTATTTGTCGAACGAAAAATCTATtgataagaagaagaattcatcAAACCTCTCAGTTGCTgctaaaaagaaagtaaag GGTGTGTGTAGAAAACGGCAAGATACAAACACTGAAGAAGATGAGTCGGTAACACAGCACGACCCTCAAACTACCTGTGCTCTGAATGGCGAGTGTACGAAACCTCAAAGCGAACAAGTCGGATGG ATTTTCTGCGATGACTGTCAGAACTGGTTTCACAATATTTGCATCCTTGGACGTGAAGATGCCCCTGATGACGAATTTTTTTACTGTGGatgcaaagcaaaaaagaaaacgaagaaacgtTGA
- a CDS encoding hypothetical protein (NECATOR_CHRII.G6814.T1) — MPSDFQGPAKVLSSTFSFLGLQEQQHHVVQDEKTSANVSIPGKDSRLSSGCLEPVSATTSATTHVSDAATIAKLPVASPPMECDSSVPSPPKTSVTVSSNASCAPHITRHASPPRKEEDVRSERSFVDSPQPHRTPAPAPWDSTPSPRPRDYSPDRESTATRDTEKDRDYEKEKDQRDADKEKEEKETVKKKSAKEARGTVTSQPRPRTKANEIARLLDDLCEGSWANTVRRVSSTSRRPTDEAIIERNSKREKKKSEKRRKKERSRDQRASFASSSSVSSLVTPASSKAGRRRLKQLSDDSSSSESSSDSEQTPLTSRKTVSEKKKADSKKKPVGKSTSDISSNRSTDSDYDSDERAATKRGQKRRYLSNEKSIDKKKNSSNLSVAAKKKVKGVCRKRQDTNTEEDESVTQHDPQTTCALNGECTKPQSEQVGWIFCDDCQNWFHNICILGREDAPDDEFFYCGCKAKKKTKKR; from the exons ATGCCGTCGGATTTCCAAGGCCCTGCAAAAGTGCTAtcttcaacattttcattcCTCGGGTTG CAAGAGCAGCAACACCATGTGGTACAAGATGAGAAAACTTCCGCGAATGTAAGTATCCCTGGAAAGGACTCTCGG TTGTCGTCTGGCTGTTTGGAGCCGGTTTCTGCGACGACATCGGCAACAACACAT gtttctgatgCGGCTACAATAGCAAAGTTGCCAGTAGCATCGCCACCGATGGAATGTGACAGTTCAGTACCTAGCCCACCAAAGACATCCGTTACTGTCTCTTCTAATGCATCGTGTGCGCCACACATCACCCGTCATGCATCTCCGCCAAGAAAAGAAG aggatGTGCGATCAGAACGCAGCTTTGTGGACTCCCCACAACCACATCGAACACCAGCCCCGGCGCCATGGGACAGCACACCTTCTCCCAGGCCAAGAGATTACTCTCCTGATAGGGAGAGTACGGCAACGCGTGATACCGAAAAGGATCGTGACTACGAAAAGGAGAAGGATCAACGCGACGCTGAcaaggagaaagaagagaaggagacAGTTAAAAAGAAATCTGCGAAAGAAGCACGTGGAACAGTTACGAGCCAGCCGCGTCCTAGAACAAAAGCGAACGAG ATTGCACGCCTTCTGGATGATTTGTGCGAGGGCTCTTGGGCTAACACTGTACGACGTGTTTCATCCACTTCACGCAGGCCAACTGATGAAGCAATTATTGAGCGGAACagtaaaagagagaaaaaaaag AGTgaaaaaagacggaaaaagGAACGATCTCGTGACCAAAGAGCATCGTTCGCCTCTTCATCATCCGTTTCGTCATTGGTTACGCCTGCGTCTTCAAAAGCTGGCAGGAGGAGACTAAAACAGCTGAGTGATGACTCAAGCAGTTCTGAATCTTCTAGTGACTCGGAGCAAACACCGCTGACTTCTAGGAAAACCGTTTCCGAGAAGAAGAAGGCCGATTCA AAGAAGAAACCCGTAGGGAAGTCGACGTCGGATATTTCATCTAATCGCTCCACTGACTCTGATTACGATTCTGATGAACGAGCTGCCACGAAAAGAGGGCAAAAGCGACGCTATTTGTCGAACGAAAAATCTATtgataagaagaagaattcatcAAACCTCTCAGTTGCTgctaaaaagaaagtaaag GGTGTGTGTAGAAAACGGCAAGATACAAACACTGAAGAAGATGAGTCGGTAACACAGCACGACCCTCAAACTACCTGTGCTCTGAATGGCGAGTGTACGAAACCTCAAAGCGAACAAGTCGGATGG ATTTTCTGCGATGACTGTCAGAACTGGTTTCACAATATTTGCATCCTTGGACGTGAAGATGCCCCTGATGACGAATTTTTTTACTGTGGatgcaaagcaaaaaagaaaacgaagaaacgtTGA
- a CDS encoding hypothetical protein (NECATOR_CHRII.G6815.T1), producing MESFDVTSLYTNVQNKQALQALSEMLDRHGRSIETFGLSKHIMILINECLQRNISKWSGEYFSPIRGLAMGQRLAPVLAVCFMSRIEQPAIERLPQMCCRYIDDCFIITSTQSEMDEYFRILNERSQYIKLTREQPKDGWLPYLNVQIKLHNGIASVKWYRKESSKNILINAKSAHPNGMKKAIIRNMVKTATAMCTGDREREESLKLATSIASSNGYSRLKSNTQSRTTNNTVRIPREGRIPLCIPFVSDSLTAAIHRTLLRAQLQDDVVLVNIPNDSIKRQLVRNRFYDRQCVSECCVVCPFGKAGDCTNIGIIYQIECLTCKAIYIGETGRMLNVRIKEHLAGKRRGSSMTPLGRHENLLGMHWKHSGFPSGIRP from the coding sequence ATGGAGTCATTTGACGTGACCTCTTTGTACACAAACGTTCAAAACAAACAGGCGTTACAAGCGTTATCTGAAATGCTAGATAGACACGGCCGTAGTATAGAAACCTTTGGTCTAAGCAAGCATATAATGATCCTGATCAACGAATGCCTCCAGCGCAATATTTCTAAATGGTCAGGAGAATATTTCTCTCCAATAAGAGGACTTGCTATGGGCCAAAGGCTTGCTCCAGTTCTTGCCGTTTGCTTTATGAGCAGAATAGAACAACCAGCGATAGAACGTCTTCCACAGATGTGCTGCCGTTATATCGATGATTGCTTCATTATAACATCAACgcaatccgaaatggacgaatactttagaattctgaatgaacgatcgcagtacataaaactcactcgagaacaaccaaaagatggttggctgccttatttgaatgttcaaataaaactacacaatggcattgcaagtgtgaaatggtatcgcaaggaaagctcgaaaaacatactgataaaCGCAAAGTCAGCCCATCCTAatggcatgaaaaaggcaattatccgaaacatggtcaaaacagcaacagcaatgtgcacaggggatagagaacgggaggaatcactaaaactagccacaagcatagctagttcaaacggttactcgagattgaaatctaacacccaatCTCGAACTACGAACAACACagtgaggatcccacgtgaaggtagaattcctttgtgcatccccttcgtctccgactccttaactgctgctatacaccggactcttttgcgagcacagctgcaagatgatgtCGTGTTGGTGAATATCCcaaacgacagcatcaagcgacaattagttcgcaatagattctacgataggcaatgcgtgtcagaatgttgcgtggtttgtccattcggtaaggcCGGTGATTGCACGAACATCGGAattatttaccaaatagaatgcctaacgtgcaaggccatttatattggagaaactggaaggatgctgaacgtgcgtatcaaggaacatttggccggtaaaaggcgagggagttcgatgacaccgttagggcGCCACGAAAATCTGCTAGGAatgcattggaagcattctggatttccgtcaggaatccgtccatga
- a CDS encoding hypothetical protein (NECATOR_CHRII.G6816.T1): MGQRLAPLLAVCFMSRVEEPVIERLPQMYCRYIDDCFIIRSTQSEMDECFRILNERSQYIKLTREQPKDGWLPYLNVQIKLHNGIASVKWYRKESSKNILINAKSAHPNGMKKAIIRNMVKTATAMCTGDREREESLKLATSIASSNGYSRLKSNTQSRTTNNTVRIPREGRIPLCIPFVSDSLTAAIHRTLLRAQLQDDVVLENIPNDSIKRQLVRNRFYDRQCVSEFCVVCPFGKAGDCTNIGIIYQIECLTCKANYIGETGRMLNVRIKEHLAGKRRGSSMTLLGRHENDKHDGNEFETKCTILAHEKEISARNALEAFWISVRNPSMNNKNECLSITNDFLPFVTLCEL, encoded by the coding sequence ATGGGCCAAAGGCTTGCTCCACTTCTTGCCGTTTGCTTTATGAGCAGAGTAGAAGAACCAGTGATAGAACGTCTTCCACAGATGTACTGCCGTTATATCGATGATTGCTTCATTATAAGATCAACgcaatccgaaatggacgaatgctttagaattctgaatgaacgatcgcagtacataaaactcactcgagaacaaccaaaagatggttggctgccttatttgaatgttcaaataaaactacacaatggcattgcaagtgtgaaatggtatcgcaaggaaagctcgaaaaacatactgataaaCGCAAAGTCAGCCCATCCTAatggcatgaaaaaggcaattatccgaaacatggtcaaaacagcaacagcaatgtgcacaggggatagagaacgggaggaatcactaaaactagccacaagcatagctagttcaaacggttactcgagattgaaatctaacacccaatCTCGAACTACGAACAACACagtgaggatcccacgtgaaggtagaattcctttgtgcatccccttcgtctccgactccttaactgctgctatacaccggactcttttgcgagcacagctgcaagatgatgttgtgttggAGAATATCCcaaacgacagcatcaagcgacaattagttcgcaatagattctacgataggcaatgcgtgtcagaattttgcgtggtttgtccattcggtaaggcCGGTGATTGCACGAACATCGGAattatttaccaaatagaatgcctaacgtgcAAGGCCaattatattggagaaactggaaggatgctgaacgtgcgtatcaaggaacatttggctggtaaaaggcgagggagttcgatgacactGTTAGGGCGCCACgaaaatgataagcatgatggaaatgagtttgaaacaaaatgtacaatattagcgcacgagaaagaaatatctgctaggaatgcattggaagcattctggatttccgtcaggaatccgtccatgaataacaaaaatgagtgcttatcaattaccaatgacttcttgccgttcgtaacactctgtgagctataa
- a CDS encoding hypothetical protein (NECATOR_CHRII.G6814.T2), producing MPSGSSNTNQNLFHLRRIPPNKCRSDPSRGVEATLILLDGFTKFGRNPEKCDVVLTSSVFSSSNMISRDHADIIGVKGASGRIEKYHINDRSLNGTYINDQRVNSTMQIMEGDVIKFGHMNGAAVRPGQTAPQANAEFAFMVERANPSYDYIGFVDGRRVRPVTCSGDTEYCTEIEGRTIDHGEVARPTVMQSAKPHTQNTSQHLNTPCSTASVSSAAGTNPMAGLVWPGALGYNQSLPGFPYSGFPVNPAYLQHPQWAQQLQMLSQQAVHSQQQSGFRVPDVFGATACMSSPNGPPSTSASLFPLTQRGFALQNNALVNSLLTPAPPAANQQQNQQQIHQQQQLPQQITTVTSLKTALEMVFFLRGTSGYPTFAHAVVPSASHWLVLLEYARG from the exons ATGCCTTCTGGATCTTCAAATACCAATCAAAACCTATTTCATTTGCGGCGGATTCCTCCTAATAAATGTCGTTCGGATCCGTCGCGAGGAGTTGAAGCAACTTTAATACT ACTCGATGGGTTCACAAAGTTTGGAAGGAATCCAGAGAAGTGCGATGTCGTGCTCACTTCATCTGTATTCAG CTCTTCAAATATGATTTCGCGAGATCATGCCGACATTATTGGTGTGAAAGGAGCTAGTGGCCGCATCGAAAAGTATCATATCAACGACCGTTCGCTCAATGGCACGTACATCAATGATCAAAGG gTGAACAGTACAATGCAGATCATGGAAGGTGACGTGATCAAGTTTGGTCATATGAATGGTGCTGCAGTAAGACCGGGACAAACTGCTCCTCAG GCTAACGCCGAGTTCGCATTCATGGTAGAACGAGCGAATCCTAGCTACGACTACATTGGTTTTGTAGACGGCCGCCGCGTGCGACCTGTCACGTGTTCCGGTGACACTGAGTACTGCACGGAAATAGAGGGACGGACCATTGATCAT GGTGAAGTAGCTCGTCCTACAGTAATGCAGTCAGCAAAACCTCACACTCAGAATACGTCACAACAT CTGAACACTCCATGTTCCACCGCAAGCGTTTCTTCTGCGGCCGGAACGAACCCTATGGCCGGCCTTGTATGGCCTGGTGCGCTCGGATACAATCAATCTCTTCCCGGGTTCCCCTACAGTGGATTCCCCGTGAATCCTGCATATCTTCAA cacccACAGTGGGCACAGCAACTTCAGATGTTGTCTCAGCAGGCCGTTCACTCTCAACAGCAGTCTGGATTCCGTGTTCCTGACGTATTCGGAGCAACAGCGTGCATGAGTTCCCCGAATGGTCCACCATCTACTTCAGCTTCCCTGTTTCCACTCACACAGAGAGGTTTCGCGCTACAG AACAACGCCTTAGTGAATTCTTTACTGACGCCTGCTCCACCTGCAGCCAATCagcaacaaaaccaacaacaAATTCACCAACAGCAACAGCTACCGCAGCAA attacgactgTGACTTCCTTGAAAACAGCGTTGGAAATGGtctttttcctacgaggtacgtcagGATACCCCACATTTGCACACGCTGTAGTTCCCTCGGCATCACATTGGTTGGTTCTACTTGAATATGCTCGGGGTTAA
- a CDS encoding hypothetical protein (NECATOR_CHRII.G6817.T1) — translation MLSCNPELLDASGGSDNGMTRREQCLWLTNAGNSVYIWDGSSDLNEMFKSCDKNTNMTPGYCASCLQYGAPQRYSTTSTPSNATKPRISDKWMLYRELIA, via the exons ATGCTGTCGTGCAACCCTGAGCTGCTTGATGCTAGTGGTGGTAGTGATAACGG AATGACTCGAAGAGAGCAATGTCTATGGCTAACGAACGCTGGGAACTCAGTCTACATCTGGGATGGCTCTTCTGACTTGAATGAGATGTTCAAGTCATGTGATAA aaacacGAATATGACACCAGGCTACTGTGCTAGCTGCCTTCAATACGGTGCCCCACAACGCTACTCAACTACAAGTACACCATCGAACGCAACAAAACCAAGGATTTCCGACAAGTGGATGCTTTACCGCGAACTCATCGCGTGA